The Haematobia irritans isolate KBUSLIRL chromosome 1, ASM5000362v1, whole genome shotgun sequence DNA segment tttcattagatgttcaaatagaaaaaagtctgctaaaaacagcattcGATGTcctctgttatatttttgtacttcggggcctaatgaacaacaattaaaaaaattttaagttataaattttccccaaagcatattttagaaccaaaagtagtttttgatatatttttgctCTGTAACATACTTACAAgcttctaaatacgatcagcaaacattttgtttgctgttatacctcaattcgataaatattcagatgtttggtcaaatactatagatattcataaaatattgttttaattatgttaggatagctcctaagttgacatttttatttgtttcagccaaaataaaacacgttttagtgtaatcgaacttaaaaaatagcaggaaatgtttgctaattcagcaaacagtgactgctgtccctactaacaaatttctttgggtgaatAAATCACTTCCTGAATTTAAAGCAATTGTTACTGCCTGttcgtggaattttcgtttGCCTCGAGACGAACGATTTGTCAAAAATCACATATTGATAACTCAAAAACCAGAGTCGGTGATAACAATAACTTAAAAATACATAGGAGTTACATAGAATATACCAAGTGTGTATGCAATAGATGAGATGCAAATCGTCCAAGAACCTTACAGTTTAGGTAGCACTAGCCATATATTCCATGAGTTTGAGACGAAATGCGTTATTACAATGAGAAAAAATGCGTAGTTCTAGAGGCAATCGATTCCAACACCGAGCTATTCTGACCACAAAAGATCTAGCATAAATATTCCTCCTTATACGAGGAATAAATATCTGAACATTTCTAATAGAACGCGAAAAGGTAAAAGTAGAAACCAAATCTAAAGGTCTAGAAGTGTGGATGATGTTATAAAACAATAGGATATTGCGATAATCAACAAATCTCCTAAACGAACATCCAAGGAATCGTACTACATATGCAGAAATGGAAGTTCTACGCCTTACATTATATACAAAGCGTACAATCACATTGACAATGCGCTTCAACTTAGAAAAATGTTGCAAGATAGTTCCAGAAACAACTTCAAGACCATATAATACTAGGGACATCAATAGAGCAtgagccaatttaattttaacggGAAGAGGCAAAAATAAGTTGGTCCCATAAATCCTACGCAATGTCCCCCAAACTCTACCTGATACGGAATCGATATGATATTGAAAAGAAAGATCAGTATCAATTATTACACCCAAGCAACGATGCCTATCCACAATCTGAATCTCCTCCTGACCTAGGAAAAACCTAGGACATGCAAACGAACCTCTAGACGACCTAAATACCATAGCTCTGCTTTTCAACGCGTTCACTGTGAGATGGTTAATAGAAGACCACACCAGAAAGCGATCTAGACAGGAATTGATATCACTCTCAAAAATTTCAGATGAAGAACTAGAGCCATTAAATAGTAAGAAAATGTCATCAGCGAACATGAAAGTCTTACAACTCCTGGAATCGGTATATCTATATAGGTCATtcacatataaaataaaaagcaatggaCCCAAAACTGAGCCCTGAGGCACGCCCGAATAAAGCGGCAGAGTACTAGACTGAGCACCATTGAGAACAACAAATTGGGACCTATTACATAGATAGGAATATACAAGCCTGCAAGCAGAGGGAGAAAAATTGAACTCATCATTGAGTTTGGCAACCAATCGCAAATGATTAATAGAGTTGAATGCCTTGGATAGATCTAGTGACACAAGCGTACTCAATTTCCCATCATTAATTTCAGCCCGAATGGAATCAGTCAACGAAAGAAGCAAATGTGTCGTATTAAGACCTCGACGAAAAGCAAATTGAGAACTGTGCAACAAATTAGACGACATCTCAAGCAGTTGACCCTTCAAAACATGCTCAACCACCTTCGATACAGTAGGCAAAATGGAGATCGGTCGAAGATCCTCAGGTCCAGAGACTATGCGCGTTTTAGGAATCGGAACTACTCGAGCGCTTTTCCATTCGGATGGGAAcacagatgttgtcaaaatggagTTTACCAGATCCAAGATAATGGTGGAAACATATGGAAAGATTATCCTCAAAAAAGTAATGGTTATTCCGTCAATACCAACTGACTTGGAGGTAATCCTACCCATGGCCTCAACCAACTCAAACTCATCTATACAGTGGAAAGAGAAGGATGACTCAGACTCTATCAGGCCATTAaggtccaaatcctcaaaataatttgGAGAAGAAGATACACCTGTGAAAAATCGATTGACATCATTAACATCCAAGTTAGAGTCCACAGAATCCTCACCAACACATCCCGAGTTACGAAGAAGCTTCCACAAGCCAGAAGAGTCCAACCCTTCAAAGAGACCAGACAAATGTTTCCTCCTAGCTTTCCTAATAACCGATTTAGCTTTATTGCGGTACTTACAATAAGTTCTCCAATTGTCCTGAGTCCTTGAAAAGCAGCAAAAGAAAGATCTCTAAGAGATCTTGAGAGCCTAATATCCTCAGCATGCATCCAATTCCTAACCTTACGAACCCTCCTTCTTACTATGGGCACATACGAAAATAGATCAGTAAAAAGTGAAGAAATATATGCCCACTTAGTATCAACATCCATAGCATTGAAGACAACATATGGATCAAAGTGGCCAACACATTCCATAAAACCGTCCCAATCTATGTTGTTGTAGTctcgacaaaaaaaaacaaaaactttgattacaaataaattcaatattaatGGACGTGGAATTTTTAAATGCATAAtggcaataaattaaattgctcGTGAGAGGTTaacaatgaaatacaatttgcctaaaattgaatGAAGGTATTTAGCAAGGTGGAAAGTCGAACAATTCTAGTCTGGCATATCTAACGGTGATTTTGATTCTAATAAAAAGGGCAACATTGCAAAATATAAACCACTTTGCCATAACTTTTGAAACAGCTCTATCATTATGCTCAGAATCTAATAAAAATGGAtttgaaattcctttttataAGGCATTTTTTTTGGAAGTATAATGTGAATTAGGCAATCATGAAGTTACGCCTTGGAAAATCAAAGATCAGTAATTAGATATGAACATATACATAAAAACATAAAAGACAGCAAACTATAGATTTATCAACAACAGAGGCTAAATACATGGCTTTACCAAGTGCTACTCAAGATATAATGTGGATACGAATGTTGCCAATAGAACTACATCCAGATGTCTATAATCTAGATTTTTCTGTGACAACAGAAGCGCAGTTTCATTTTCGCGGctactttctattttttttttcaactggaAAATCTTACATAATACAAACTTTATCCAGATTGTTGTGGAGGaagcttttcttcttcttcttcttctgtttCATATGTGCTCAGCACATATGAATTGTAGTAAAAGGTGGCTGAGACACCAGATCTATGATGCCACCTTTCCTGGGTTTTAGTTGTGGGTATCATTAAAAGTTGTGGGAATATCTGATTGTTGTTTTGAAATTACAGTATCCTTCTTCAATATTTCTATGCAATTGAGTTGTCTGATACCAGCATTGCGAAGTTTCCTAATCAGGAAATCTCTTGATGTAAGACTCATGCTGGGACATTCAAATGTGAGATGGTCGATGGTTTGCGTTGATCCGCATTCACATGCACTGCTGTCTGTCATATTCACTCTAAACAAATGTGCCTTGGCGCAAGTATGACCAAATCTGACTCTGCATATTAGTGTAATCACCTCCCTAGGCAGTTTTCGGTTTCGGAACCAAGGTGTTGTATTAACAGTTCTAGATAATGAATAGAGACGGCGTAGGAAGCTTTTCTGATTCAAGTGGAATCTCCCACTTCATTTTCGATTTCTGTTATCGATGCGTCATCGTTGCCATCGATATGGCAAAACAACCCTGATaacgaatatctgtcatcactgacgttctatgaaaaattttcagcgtcGACTTCCCCTTCGTTAATTTCACGGtaattttttccattgaaaagtATCTGCTAAGATATTACGGAGTAATGTTCACTTTATTAACTAATTGTGATGGAATAAATTCGTCAGATGTACGAAATTAGACTGAACAAAAACGAAACGAGTTTTTAATTTGGTCAGAGGAAATAGCCTTTCaggataaagaagaaaaaagtcaGTGAACTCTACTCTGTTGAGCATAGAGgaacaatttttaatagaaggGTAAAAGGTAGAGTTTAATATGGCCCATTCGGTTCGCGTTGAGCGTAGTATACATGAAATGCTAAAGGACACACCGTCCATGAATGAAAGTGATAATCCAGTTCATACGGGAACTGAGGATTCCAGCACTTGTCCCCCTTTTAAATCACCACCTACAAGTTTACCACTTAGAAACCATTCAGGTGGGTTGTATTCTAAACCGTTGGTGGATGGCCAGccttttgaatttcttttttttttgggattttagcCCCAACAACACCGATGTCACCAAGAAGTCCCCCACATAATGGTATGGATTCGAGTATACTTCGTACAGGTGCCTCAAAAATTGACAGTATCAAAAATTGGAGTATATCAACGTACAAATGTACCAGACAAATCATGCTTGAAAAATTAGGAAAGTCCGTAAGGACTGTAGATTCGGAATTGGAGGCCCAAATTGAACAGTTGCGAGATACGCAACGTAAATACCTGTCTATTTTACGTCTTGCGAGGGCTTTCAGCTCACATTTCCATCATGTTGTGGTTACCCAACATGCCTTGGCGGATGCATTTGCTGATTTGGCGCAGAAAAATCCAGAACTGCAGAAGGAATTTACCTGCAATTCAGAGACTCAACGATCTCTAACGAAAAATGGGGAACTTCTTCTGAATGCCCTCAACTTTTTCATTTCATCTGTGAATACACTGTGCAATAAAACAATTGATGATACTCTGCTAACCATACGACAATATGAGACAGCCAGGTAAGAAATTGGTTATTCGTTGTGCACATTAAGATTCGACTGTGTcacaaaagtttttgtttttcaagtaGATTGTGGATTAAGACTTTCACTATATTCGGTTAAGTGAAACAGGCCTATTAGCATGTAAATCTAAGTGGAAAcatcattaatatttttatttcgaaaCTCGTAGTTCTTCCGCGCGAAAGTTTTGTACGTGTAAAACTAGTTCGTATGAAAACATTATCTTTGAATATAGCTTTTCTTGGGCCATTTTGTCGATGTAGATTTTAGTCGCGCTATATGTTTGATAGAGTCAAAGGCTTGCCATAGCCGTTTAGAATGATCTTTGTAGGAACTAAAGATTCTTAGCTCACTATTAAAAAATTCTAGTTTTAGATTTTTGTCGCTAACACGGGCGTATGAAGAGATAAAATGGATACATACAAGACctttttcaaattgattttgacCCTATATgtattcataataaaataaagttacttGTGTAAGACCCTCTTGTTCGATAAACATTCCAATAACTTTTGTATTTTAGTTTaagttctattttgttttttcttcaatttaggGTTGAGTTTGATGCCTACCGTATGGATTTGGAAAATAGCAAACCTGAAATACCTCAGTCTTCTACAGCCGaggatatacaaaaaaattacacacaACACAAAGAACTTTACGAGAAATTAAGGGACGATGTTGCCATAAAAATGCAGTTCTTAGATGAGAACAGGGTAAGCAGAAATAATTTCCATCCATTCCAATTCCATCAATTTAAATTATGATATAAGTACATTCAGAAGTTATTTGGATTGGATATTATTACATTGGAAAGTTACGAAATTATTTGGATAAACTAGTTAAGAAAACGTTATAGAGCATTTTGCTTTGATATTTGGACTAAAGAGTATTAGAGTCACAGCGTCAATCACCGCCTCAGTGCGCACTCAGACAATTGCcacgtgaattaaaaaaaccttataag contains these protein-coding regions:
- the Arfip gene encoding ADP ribosylation factor interacting protein arfaptin, which produces MAHSVRVERSIHEMLKDTPSMNESDNPVHTGTEDSSTCPPFKSPPTSLPLRNHSAPTTPMSPRSPPHNGMDSSILRTGASKIDSIKNWSISTYKCTRQIMLEKLGKSVRTVDSELEAQIEQLRDTQRKYLSILRLARAFSSHFHHVVVTQHALADAFADLAQKNPELQKEFTCNSETQRSLTKNGELLLNALNFFISSVNTLCNKTIDDTLLTIRQYETARVEFDAYRMDLENSKPEIPQSSTAEDIQKNYTQHKELYEKLRDDVAIKMQFLDENRIKVMHKQLVLLHNAISAYFSGNAAALETTLKQFNIKLKSPNSVTGSWLEQQQ